One region of Nycticebus coucang isolate mNycCou1 chromosome 10, mNycCou1.pri, whole genome shotgun sequence genomic DNA includes:
- the LOC128597307 gene encoding 39S ribosomal protein L30, mitochondrial-like has product MAGILCTVVQRPLGRLQTVTKGVESLVCTDWICHRFTRSRIPDKVFQPSPADHEKYGGDPQNPHKLHIVTRIKSTKRRPYWEKDTIKMLGLEKAHNPQVHKNILSVNAKLKVVKHLIRIKPLKLPQGLPAEADSSNTCLKSNGELVIQWHLKPVEQKS; this is encoded by the coding sequence ATGGCAGGGATTTTGTGTACAGTAGTTCAGAGGCCATTAGGCAGACTACAGACTGTGACAAAAGGTGTGGAGTCTCTTGTTTGTACAGATTGGATTTGTCACAGATTTACCAGGTCAAGAATTCCAGATAAAGTGTTTCAGCCTTCACCTGCAGATCATGAAAAGTATGGTGGGGATCCACAGAACCCCCATAAACTGCATATTGTTACtagaataaaaagtacaaaaagacGTCCATACTGGGAAAAAGATACAATAAAGATGCTTGGATTAGAAAAAGCACATAACCCTCAGGTTCACAAGAATATCCTTTCAGTGAATGCAAAACTGAAAGTGGTCAAACATTTGATAAGAATCAAGCCCCTGAAGCTGCCACAAGGACTTCCAGCAGAGGCAGACAGTTCTAACACGTGTCTCAAGAGCAATGGAGAATTAGTAATACAGTGGCACCTGAAACCTGTGGAGCAGAAAAGTTAA